One genomic window of Arachis hypogaea cultivar Tifrunner unplaced genomic scaffold, arahy.Tifrunner.gnm2.J5K5 arahy.Tifrunner.gnm2.scaffold_59, whole genome shotgun sequence includes the following:
- the LOC114927222 gene encoding uncharacterized protein has protein sequence MADDDVLGLGNKAGSGTKRKSPGDSSEEEKEKEDKGFQVESPDNNNKRARTEEEEQNVEELGCNPDVANQMMNHSRFFLLLKMTPLEARDYSLMNEARNLIGQLQFLAMNLNEYPDFLTQFRELRGRIPCVTLFHGFEVIDSCAINDGTTAEHVAALGAPDN, from the coding sequence ATGGCTGATGACGATGTCCTAGGTCTGGGAAATAAGGCTGGGAGCGGCACCAAAAGGAAGTCTCCCGGTGACTcctcagaagaagaaaaggagaaggaGGACAAGGGATTCCAAGTAGAATCTCCAGATAACAATAACAAAAGAGCAAGGACAGAAGAAGAGGAGCAGAATGTTGAAGAATTAGGTTGCAACCCTGATGTTGCAAACCAAATGATGAACCATTCTCGCTTCTTTTTGTTACTCAAAATGACTCCTCTTGAGGCCAGGGATTACTCCCTCATGAATGAAGCAAGGAATCTGATTGGTCAACTTCAGTTTCTTGCTATGAATCTCAATGAATATCCTGATTTTCTGACGCAATTCAGGGAATTGCGGGGGAGGATTCCTTGTGTGACACTCTTTCACGGATTCGAAGTGATTGATAGCTGTGCAATCAATGACGGTACTACTGCAGAGCATGTTGCTGCCTTGGGAGCTCCAGACAATTGA